In Streptomyces sp. NBC_00878, a single window of DNA contains:
- a CDS encoding heme ABC transporter ATP-binding protein, with protein sequence MRLGVGWLRPPGTRPAPPGPVQPGDVLAEAEALHVRLGAREVLSGVDVVARAGEVLALVGPNGAGKSTLLGALAADLPAAAGVVRVHGRPASDWSARELALRRAVLPQSAALSFPFAVEEVVRMGRAPWAGRPEEDEDDSAVAAAMAATEVTDFAGRSFSALSGGERARVALARVLAQRTRLVLLDEPTAALDLHHQELVLRVCRARAHAGDAVVVVLHDLGLAAAYAHRVVILRAGRAVADGRPAEVFTDRLLSDVYQQPVEVFPHPRTGEVLVAPVRGS encoded by the coding sequence ATGAGGTTGGGCGTGGGGTGGCTCAGGCCGCCCGGTACGAGGCCCGCGCCTCCCGGCCCCGTACAGCCCGGCGACGTACTCGCCGAGGCCGAGGCCCTGCACGTCCGGCTCGGCGCGCGCGAGGTGCTGTCCGGCGTGGACGTCGTGGCCCGCGCGGGCGAGGTGCTGGCCCTCGTCGGGCCCAACGGGGCGGGAAAGTCCACCCTGTTGGGCGCGCTCGCCGCCGATCTCCCGGCCGCCGCAGGAGTCGTACGCGTCCACGGTCGCCCGGCGTCCGACTGGTCGGCGCGGGAACTGGCCCTGCGCCGGGCGGTACTCCCCCAGTCCGCCGCGCTCTCCTTCCCGTTCGCGGTCGAGGAGGTCGTACGGATGGGCCGGGCACCCTGGGCCGGACGGCCCGAGGAGGATGAGGACGACTCGGCGGTGGCCGCGGCCATGGCGGCGACCGAGGTCACCGACTTCGCGGGCCGGTCCTTCTCGGCGCTCAGCGGCGGTGAGCGGGCCCGGGTGGCGCTCGCCCGGGTGCTCGCCCAGCGCACCCGGCTGGTGCTGCTCGACGAACCGACCGCCGCCCTGGACCTGCACCATCAGGAACTGGTGCTCCGGGTCTGCCGCGCAAGGGCGCACGCCGGGGACGCGGTGGTCGTGGTGTTGCACGATCTGGGACTCGCGGCGGCCTACGCGCACCGGGTGGTGATCCTGCGCGCCGGGCGTGCGGTGGCCGACGGCCGGCCGGCCGAAGTCTTCACCGACCGACTACTTTCGGACGTCTACCAGCAGCCGGTCGAGGTGTTCCCGCATCCGCGCACCGGCGAGGTCCTGGTGGCTCCCGTGAGGGGTTCTTGA
- a CDS encoding HtaA domain-containing protein: MAANRRRPMTPGRVALAAACATAVTLGATALAATSASAAEVPLKGYEFTWGIKQSYRTYVTGMAAGSFTPEGGATQAKDNGAFTFVNGTGTYDSEAHTVALGFEGSLKIVSKLHGFELALSDVKFDSKAARVTADVTRSGTTQQDVPLAEVTVTRTMTDMETKLTKEAGDVFGSASYTGAAGDPLTVVEKKTESPSPSPSGSTTPSPTPSTTPSTTPSGTPSTTPSQTTSPTPSGTEAPAKGDIADGTLGWGVKQSFRTYVVDGVAKGRITVSGGAAQASGNGIFTFPDATGTYDTDADTLKAAFKGSVNFKGHETNGTYGLDLTLSDLKAEVDGGSGKLTADVESLGKKSADVTLAELKPKSADLTAKNDVITLDDVTTTLTKAGAEAFGGFYQAGAELDPVDLSVAVSEDAELPDPDPTSSNGTTGGTTGGTTGGTTGGTTGGAGTTGSTTGGVTGGLASTGSDVPVGALGAAAAATVAAGAGVVFAVRRRRTTDAPQA, from the coding sequence ATGGCCGCCAACCGCCGCCGCCCCATGACTCCAGGGCGTGTCGCCCTCGCCGCAGCCTGTGCGACCGCCGTCACGCTCGGCGCCACCGCGCTCGCCGCGACGTCCGCGTCCGCCGCCGAAGTACCGCTCAAGGGCTACGAGTTCACCTGGGGCATCAAGCAGTCGTACCGCACGTACGTGACCGGGATGGCGGCCGGCAGCTTCACGCCCGAGGGCGGCGCCACGCAGGCCAAGGACAACGGCGCGTTCACCTTTGTCAACGGCACCGGGACCTATGACTCCGAGGCCCACACCGTGGCGCTCGGCTTCGAGGGCAGCCTGAAGATCGTCTCCAAGCTGCACGGCTTCGAACTCGCCCTGTCCGACGTGAAGTTCGACAGCAAGGCCGCGAGAGTCACCGCCGACGTCACGAGGAGCGGTACGACCCAGCAGGACGTGCCGCTCGCCGAGGTCACCGTCACCCGCACGATGACGGACATGGAGACCAAGCTGACGAAGGAGGCGGGTGACGTCTTCGGCAGCGCCAGCTACACGGGCGCGGCCGGCGACCCCCTGACGGTGGTGGAGAAGAAGACCGAGTCGCCGTCCCCGTCGCCCTCGGGTTCGACGACCCCGTCGCCCACCCCTTCCACGACACCGTCCACCACGCCCTCGGGCACCCCGTCCACCACCCCGTCACAGACCACGAGCCCGACGCCCTCGGGCACCGAGGCCCCCGCCAAGGGCGACATCGCCGACGGCACCCTCGGCTGGGGCGTCAAGCAGTCCTTCCGTACGTACGTGGTGGACGGTGTGGCCAAGGGCAGGATCACCGTCTCCGGCGGCGCGGCGCAGGCATCCGGCAACGGGATCTTCACCTTCCCCGACGCCACCGGGACGTACGACACGGACGCCGACACCCTCAAGGCCGCCTTCAAGGGCTCGGTCAACTTCAAGGGCCATGAGACGAACGGCACTTACGGCCTCGACCTCACCCTCAGCGACCTCAAGGCGGAGGTCGACGGCGGCTCCGGCAAGCTGACCGCCGACGTCGAGAGCCTCGGCAAGAAGTCCGCCGACGTGACCCTCGCCGAGCTCAAGCCCAAGTCCGCCGACCTGACGGCCAAGAACGACGTCATCACCCTCGACGACGTCACCACCACCCTCACCAAGGCGGGCGCGGAGGCCTTCGGCGGCTTCTACCAGGCCGGCGCCGAACTCGACCCGGTCGACCTCTCGGTGGCCGTGTCCGAGGACGCCGAACTCCCGGACCCGGACCCGACGTCGTCCAACGGCACGACGGGCGGCACGACGGGCGGCACGACCGGCGGAACCACCGGTGGGACCACCGGCGGCGCGGGCACGACCGGCTCCACCACGGGCGGTGTGACGGGCGGCCTCGCCTCCACCGGCTCCGACGTCCCCGTCGGCGCCCTGGGCGCGGCGGCCGCGGCGACGGTCGCCGCGGGCGCGGGCGTGGTGTTCGCGGTACGCCGCCGCCGCACGACGGACGCGCCCCAGGCCTGA
- a CDS encoding hemin ABC transporter substrate-binding protein: protein MRTRVAGALLAVLALTVTTGCASDDGGSAEKEPGGRSTTAADRVEPLADAPTPQLPVTVRSSDGRDVTVSAARRIVPLSGSLSEIVFTLGLGDRVVARDITATFAQAEKLPVVTRNHDVSAESVLSLKPDLVLAETTTGPDEAMGQIRDAGVPVLVVDPAKGLDDVGPRIEAVARALGVPAAGKELTRRSEERLAAVRADVPKQTDKPRVAFLYLRGTASVYLIGGKGSGATSLLEAAGAVDAGAESGLEKDFTTITTEALAQAAPDAILVMSKGLESVGGVDGLVEIPGVAQTPAGMERRVVSIEDGVLLNYGPRTDQVLKSLVNQLYEDAK, encoded by the coding sequence ATGCGTACACGAGTGGCAGGTGCACTGCTGGCGGTGCTCGCACTCACGGTGACCACTGGCTGCGCCTCCGACGACGGCGGCTCGGCCGAGAAGGAGCCGGGCGGCAGGAGCACGACCGCCGCCGACCGCGTCGAGCCTCTGGCGGACGCCCCGACCCCCCAACTCCCGGTCACCGTGCGCTCGTCCGACGGCCGGGACGTCACCGTCAGCGCCGCCCGGCGGATCGTGCCGCTCTCCGGGAGCCTCAGCGAGATCGTCTTCACGCTCGGGCTCGGCGACCGGGTCGTCGCCCGTGACATCACCGCCACCTTCGCGCAGGCGGAAAAGCTGCCGGTGGTCACCCGCAACCACGACGTCTCCGCGGAGAGCGTCCTGTCGCTCAAGCCCGACCTCGTTCTCGCCGAGACCACCACCGGGCCCGACGAGGCGATGGGCCAGATCCGTGACGCGGGCGTCCCCGTCCTCGTGGTCGACCCGGCGAAGGGCCTCGACGACGTGGGCCCGCGCATCGAGGCGGTGGCCCGCGCCCTCGGCGTACCGGCCGCCGGGAAGGAACTCACCCGGCGCTCCGAGGAGCGGCTCGCCGCCGTGCGCGCGGACGTTCCTAAGCAGACCGACAAGCCGCGCGTCGCCTTCCTCTACCTCCGTGGCACTGCCTCGGTCTATCTGATCGGCGGCAAGGGCTCCGGAGCCACCTCGCTGCTCGAAGCGGCGGGAGCCGTCGACGCCGGCGCCGAGTCGGGCCTGGAGAAGGACTTCACCACGATCACCACGGAGGCCCTCGCCCAGGCCGCTCCGGACGCGATCCTCGTCATGTCCAAGGGCCTCGAATCCGTCGGCGGCGTGGACGGTCTCGTCGAGATCCCCGGTGTCGCCCAGACCCCCGCCGGAATGGAGCGCCGGGTCGTCTCGATCGAGGACGGCGTCCTCCTCAACTACGGGCCCCGCACGGACCAGGTACTGAAGTCCCTGGTCAACCAGTTGTACGAGGATGCCAAGTGA
- a CDS encoding HtaA domain-containing protein — protein MPSRPPLRTYVTLLCAAVLVALLPAGQAQAASRTVQGGRLDWGIKSSFQSYVTGPIANGSFSLTGGAATVGGSQFRFHSATGTYDGTSGAFNAGFSGGVHFRGHKTDDGSYQLDLTISRPTVRLAGNGGTLYVDIVSKAKDTGTVTTSSQVPFASLSLGGVNMKGGGNAVQLNNLPATLTAQGAKSFAGYYTAGTALDPVSLSADVKAAAAAEPSRTPSPSPSKSKAKKETSGRIEDGAVDWGVRRTFREYVTGAIAKGEWKLTDGAEDGGALFRFPKGSGTYDEKKRTLDAAFAGAVRFTGEQGLDLTLGALRAKVTDDGKGTLYADVTSAGGTGGTAKANGTAKANRTAKKVPLVTFTAKDFKPKDGLAQLIEAPTKLTADGAKAFGGMYKAGTEMDPVSLAVALTDRAELPALPDLGSAESATPEAAAAEPKTAEPRTEATASDSDVPVLPIGLAAAALIAVAAAFVIIRRRQAQPAAHAPEEN, from the coding sequence ATGCCCTCGCGCCCGCCCCTACGCACCTACGTGACCCTGCTCTGCGCAGCAGTACTCGTGGCACTGCTCCCGGCCGGTCAGGCCCAGGCGGCCAGCCGAACCGTGCAGGGCGGCCGCCTGGACTGGGGCATCAAATCCTCCTTCCAGAGCTACGTCACCGGCCCGATAGCGAACGGCAGTTTCTCCCTCACCGGCGGCGCCGCCACGGTCGGCGGCAGCCAGTTCCGCTTCCACTCGGCGACCGGGACGTACGACGGAACGTCGGGCGCCTTCAACGCGGGCTTCTCCGGCGGTGTCCACTTCCGCGGACACAAGACGGACGACGGCTCCTACCAGCTCGACCTCACGATCAGCCGCCCCACCGTCCGCCTCGCCGGCAACGGCGGCACCCTCTACGTCGACATCGTCAGCAAGGCCAAGGACACCGGGACGGTCACGACGTCCTCGCAGGTGCCCTTCGCCTCCCTCTCCCTGGGCGGCGTCAACATGAAGGGCGGCGGCAACGCGGTCCAGTTGAACAACCTGCCCGCCACCCTGACCGCCCAGGGCGCCAAGTCCTTCGCCGGGTACTACACGGCGGGCACCGCCCTCGACCCGGTCAGCCTCTCGGCGGACGTCAAGGCCGCGGCTGCCGCCGAACCGTCGCGCACGCCGTCCCCCTCCCCGTCCAAGTCCAAGGCGAAGAAGGAGACTTCCGGCCGGATCGAGGACGGCGCCGTCGACTGGGGCGTGCGCCGGACCTTCCGCGAGTACGTCACCGGGGCCATCGCCAAGGGCGAGTGGAAGCTCACCGACGGTGCCGAGGACGGCGGGGCGCTCTTCCGCTTCCCGAAGGGCTCGGGCACGTACGACGAGAAGAAGCGGACCCTCGACGCGGCCTTCGCCGGAGCCGTCCGCTTCACCGGCGAGCAGGGCCTCGACCTCACCCTCGGCGCACTCCGGGCCAAGGTCACGGACGACGGCAAGGGGACGCTCTACGCGGACGTCACCAGCGCGGGCGGTACGGGCGGCACGGCCAAGGCCAACGGCACGGCCAAGGCCAACCGCACGGCCAAGAAGGTCCCCCTGGTCACCTTCACGGCCAAGGATTTCAAGCCCAAGGACGGCCTCGCCCAGCTGATCGAGGCACCCACGAAGCTCACGGCCGACGGCGCCAAGGCCTTCGGCGGCATGTACAAGGCGGGCACGGAGATGGACCCGGTCTCCCTCGCCGTCGCCCTGACCGACAGGGCCGAACTGCCCGCCCTGCCCGACCTGGGCAGCGCGGAGTCGGCCACTCCGGAAGCCGCGGCCGCCGAACCGAAGACGGCCGAGCCCAGGACCGAGGCCACCGCGAGCGATTCGGACGTCCCCGTTCTGCCGATCGGCCTCGCGGCAGCCGCCCTGATCGCGGTGGCCGCCGCCTTCGTGATCATCCGCAGGCGTCAGGCGCAACCGGCCGCCCACGCCCCCGAAGAGAACTGA
- a CDS encoding MFS transporter → MRALLPDLAPWRTSADFRRLWVAGLVTNFGSFLTFVALPVQMKELTGSAVAVGAIGAVELVPLIVFGLYGGALADALDKRKLIVWTEVGQGLLSAVLLVNALLPEPLVWPLYAVAALSSALVAVQRPALDALTPRIVRHEHLPAAAALNSLRWTVGGVAGPAVAGLVVAYAGLGWAYAADLATFVVSVVLAVGLAASPAAHEAAKPSLRSILEGAQYAWSRKELLGTYAIDLAAMFFAFPLAVLPFLADELDAEWSLGLMYAALPAGSLLVSLTSGWTSRVHRHGRMVVLAAAFWGLAMVAAGAVHDVWLVLLFLTLGGCFDMVSGIFRAAMWNQTIPDELRGRLAGIELLSYSVGPQLGQVRAGGMAAWMSVRGSVWAGGVLCVGAVGALALCLPKLMTYDVRTNEHAVRLKKTREGATAGA, encoded by the coding sequence CTGCGCGCGCTGCTGCCCGATCTGGCGCCGTGGCGGACCTCCGCCGACTTCCGGCGGCTGTGGGTGGCCGGGCTCGTCACCAACTTCGGCAGCTTCCTGACCTTCGTCGCGCTGCCGGTGCAGATGAAGGAGCTGACCGGTTCCGCGGTGGCCGTCGGCGCGATCGGCGCGGTGGAACTCGTCCCGCTGATCGTGTTCGGGCTGTACGGCGGGGCGCTCGCCGATGCCCTGGACAAGCGGAAGCTGATCGTCTGGACGGAGGTGGGGCAGGGGCTGCTGAGCGCCGTGCTCCTGGTCAACGCGTTGCTGCCGGAGCCGCTGGTGTGGCCGTTGTACGCCGTCGCCGCGCTCTCCTCCGCGCTCGTCGCGGTACAGCGACCCGCCCTGGACGCGCTCACGCCGCGCATCGTCCGGCACGAGCACCTGCCCGCGGCAGCCGCGCTCAACTCGTTGCGGTGGACGGTCGGCGGCGTCGCGGGTCCGGCGGTGGCCGGGCTCGTCGTGGCGTACGCCGGGCTCGGCTGGGCCTATGCGGCGGACCTCGCGACCTTCGTGGTGTCGGTCGTGCTCGCGGTGGGCCTCGCGGCCTCTCCCGCCGCCCATGAGGCCGCGAAGCCGTCGTTGCGGTCGATCCTGGAGGGGGCGCAGTACGCGTGGAGCCGCAAGGAACTGCTGGGTACGTACGCGATCGACCTGGCCGCCATGTTCTTCGCGTTTCCGCTGGCCGTGCTGCCCTTCCTGGCGGACGAGCTGGACGCGGAGTGGTCGCTCGGCCTGATGTACGCGGCCCTGCCCGCCGGGTCGCTGCTGGTGAGCCTGACGAGCGGGTGGACCTCCCGGGTGCACCGGCACGGGCGGATGGTGGTGCTGGCGGCGGCGTTCTGGGGGCTGGCGATGGTGGCCGCGGGTGCCGTTCACGACGTGTGGCTGGTGCTGCTGTTCCTGACGCTGGGCGGGTGTTTCGACATGGTCAGCGGGATCTTCCGCGCGGCGATGTGGAACCAGACGATCCCGGACGAGCTGCGGGGGCGGCTGGCGGGCATCGAGCTGCTGTCGTACTCGGTGGGGCCGCAGCTGGGACAGGTACGGGCCGGCGGGATGGCCGCGTGGATGAGTGTGCGGGGGTCTGTGTGGGCCGGGGGTGTGCTGTGCGTGGGCGCGGTGGGGGCGCTTGCGTTGTGCCTTCCGAAGCTCATGACGTACGACGTGCGGACGAATGAGCATGCGGTGCGGTTGAAGAAGACGCGGGAAGGGGCGACTGCCGGTGCGTGA
- a CDS encoding heme oxygenase (biliverdin-producing) produces MNSSSTPFSTLIRAASHEQHAEAHDSTFMSELLGGRLGVDAYTRYTEQLWFVYRALEEGARELTGDPVAEPFLRPELMRVAALEQDLAHLRGPGWREDVTALPATEEYTARITECARTWPGGYVAHHYTRYLGDLSGGQVVRSKAEKTWGFTRKGDGVRFYVFEDIGNPAAFKRSYREVLDGVLADDLEKQRIIAECKRAFALNIAVFVALSEEFRLSA; encoded by the coding sequence ATGAACTCGTCGAGTACACCGTTCTCGACACTCATACGCGCCGCGTCGCACGAGCAGCACGCGGAGGCGCACGACTCGACGTTCATGAGCGAGTTGCTGGGCGGCAGGCTCGGCGTGGACGCGTACACGCGCTACACCGAGCAGCTGTGGTTCGTCTACCGGGCTCTTGAGGAAGGCGCGCGAGAGCTGACCGGCGACCCGGTGGCAGAACCGTTCCTCCGCCCCGAGCTGATGCGCGTGGCCGCTCTGGAGCAGGACCTCGCGCATCTGCGGGGCCCGGGATGGCGCGAGGACGTCACCGCGCTGCCCGCCACGGAGGAGTACACGGCGCGGATCACGGAGTGCGCGCGGACGTGGCCCGGTGGGTACGTCGCGCATCACTACACCCGCTACCTCGGCGACCTCTCCGGCGGACAGGTCGTCCGGAGCAAGGCGGAGAAGACGTGGGGCTTCACGCGCAAGGGTGACGGGGTGCGGTTCTATGTCTTCGAGGACATCGGCAACCCCGCGGCGTTCAAGCGGAGTTATCGCGAGGTGCTTGACGGTGTGCTTGCCGATGATCTGGAGAAGCAGCGGATCATTGCTGAGTGCAAGCGGGCGTTCGCGCTCAACATCGCAGTCTTTGTTGCTTTGAGTGAGGAGTTCCGCCTGAGTGCGTGA
- the map gene encoding type I methionyl aminopeptidase has product MSGQSLLVPGELSPTRPVPGNIRRPEYVGKPAPTPYTGPEVQTPETVEAMRVAGRIAARAMAEAAKLIAPGVTTDELDRVAHDYMCDHGAYPSTLGYRAFPKSLCTSVNEVICHGIPDSTVLRDGDIINLDVTAYIGGVHGDNNATYLVGDVDEESRLLVERTRESLDRAIKAVKPGRQINIIGRVIESYAKRFGYGVVRDFTGHGINSSFHSGLIIPHYDSPHATTVIQPGMTFTIEPMLTLGTHEYDMWDDGWTVVTKDRKRTAQFEHTLVVTDSGAEVLTLP; this is encoded by the coding sequence ATGTCTGGCCAGTCGCTGCTCGTACCAGGGGAGCTTTCTCCCACCCGTCCCGTGCCGGGAAACATCAGGCGTCCCGAGTACGTGGGCAAGCCCGCCCCCACGCCGTACACCGGACCGGAGGTCCAGACCCCGGAGACCGTCGAGGCGATGCGGGTCGCGGGCCGGATCGCCGCGCGGGCGATGGCGGAGGCCGCGAAGCTCATCGCGCCCGGTGTCACCACGGACGAACTGGACCGCGTCGCCCACGACTACATGTGCGACCACGGCGCCTACCCGTCCACGCTCGGCTATCGCGCCTTCCCGAAGTCCCTGTGCACCTCCGTGAACGAGGTCATCTGTCACGGCATCCCGGACTCCACGGTCCTGCGGGACGGCGACATCATCAACCTCGACGTGACGGCGTACATCGGGGGCGTGCACGGCGACAACAACGCCACGTATCTCGTCGGCGACGTGGACGAGGAGTCGCGGCTGCTCGTCGAGCGGACCCGCGAGTCCCTCGACCGTGCCATCAAGGCCGTCAAGCCCGGCCGGCAGATCAACATCATCGGGCGGGTCATCGAGTCGTACGCGAAACGGTTCGGGTACGGGGTCGTACGGGACTTCACCGGGCACGGCATCAACTCGTCGTTCCACTCGGGGCTGATCATCCCGCACTACGACAGCCCGCACGCGACGACCGTGATCCAGCCGGGGATGACGTTCACGATCGAGCCGATGCTGACGCTGGGTACGCACGAGTACGACATGTGGGACGACGGGTGGACCGTCGTGACGAAGGACCGCAAGCGGACCGCCCAGTTCGAGCACACGCTGGTCGTCACGGACAGTGGCGCCGAGGTGCTGACGCTGCCGTAA
- a CDS encoding iron ABC transporter permease: MTVTDKGAAPEDHATAAGNGEAEAGTREAEAGTGETAAGTGEAVAETGATAVAGELPARPRRGTPWLLTVGLAVLLGLLTLASAGLGAYEISPGDVLSSFAHRAGLGGTELARVPESVLWNVRFPRIVLALLVGASLGCAGALMQGVFGNPLAEPSVIGVSLGAAVGAVAAISLGLNFLGNWTLPAFAFVAGLGTALLVYSMSRSGGRTEVVTLILTGIAVNAFAGALIGLFIFLADTAAVNQITFWQLGSLSQATWPKVLAVLPCAVAGLAVAPFYARKLDLLSLGERPARHLGVDVERLRIVLVLVVALLTAAAVSVSGVIGFVGLVVPHLLRMAAGPGHRFLIPGSALGGAAVLLAGDLAARTVVEPAELPLGVLTALFGSPFFFWLLRRTRRRQGGWA; the protein is encoded by the coding sequence GTGACCGTGACCGACAAGGGCGCCGCACCCGAGGACCACGCCACGGCGGCCGGGAACGGAGAGGCGGAAGCCGGGACCAGGGAGGCGGAAGCCGGGACCGGCGAGACGGCGGCCGGGACCGGGGAGGCGGTAGCCGAAACCGGGGCGACGGCGGTCGCCGGCGAACTCCCCGCCAGACCCCGTCGCGGCACCCCCTGGCTGCTCACCGTCGGCCTGGCCGTTCTCCTCGGCCTGCTCACCCTGGCCTCCGCCGGGCTCGGCGCGTACGAGATCTCCCCCGGTGACGTCCTGTCGTCCTTCGCTCACCGCGCCGGACTCGGCGGCACCGAACTCGCCCGCGTCCCCGAGTCCGTGCTCTGGAACGTCCGCTTCCCGCGCATCGTGCTCGCGCTGCTGGTCGGCGCCTCGCTGGGCTGCGCGGGCGCGCTGATGCAGGGCGTGTTCGGCAATCCGCTCGCCGAACCGAGCGTCATCGGCGTCTCGTTGGGCGCGGCGGTCGGCGCGGTCGCCGCGATCTCGCTCGGTCTGAACTTCCTGGGGAACTGGACCCTCCCCGCCTTCGCCTTCGTGGCAGGCCTCGGCACGGCCCTGCTGGTGTACTCGATGTCCCGCTCGGGCGGCCGTACGGAGGTCGTGACGCTGATCCTCACCGGTATCGCGGTGAACGCCTTCGCGGGCGCGCTGATCGGTCTGTTCATCTTCCTCGCGGACACCGCCGCGGTGAACCAGATCACCTTCTGGCAGCTCGGCTCGCTCTCGCAGGCCACCTGGCCGAAGGTGCTCGCGGTGCTGCCGTGCGCGGTGGCCGGTCTGGCCGTGGCGCCCTTCTACGCACGGAAGTTGGACCTGTTGTCCCTGGGTGAGCGGCCTGCCCGGCATCTGGGCGTGGACGTCGAGCGGCTGCGGATCGTCCTGGTCCTGGTCGTCGCGCTGCTGACGGCCGCGGCCGTGAGCGTGTCCGGCGTCATCGGCTTCGTGGGGCTCGTGGTCCCGCATCTGCTGCGTATGGCGGCGGGCCCCGGCCATCGTTTCCTCATTCCCGGCAGCGCGCTGGGCGGTGCGGCGGTCCTGCTCGCGGGCGACCTCGCGGCCCGCACCGTCGTGGAGCCCGCCGAGCTGCCGCTCGGGGTGCTCACCGCGCTCTTCGGCAGCCCGTTCTTCTTCTGGCTGCTGCGCAGGACCCGTCGCAGGCAGGGGGGTTGGGCATGA
- a CDS encoding PhzF family phenazine biosynthesis protein: MTDFDVLRVFCGPRGEYGNDLGVVRDGSVLPERDERQAFAAKLGFSETVFVDDPERGVIDIYTPSVRLPFAGYPCVGAAWLLDVPELVTPAGVVGTRLDGEFSWIEARPEWPEPRTLRRYDTAAEVDALEVPPPGEWLYAWAWEDEAAGRIRARGFPGRGDGIDEDEATGAAALQLTAQLGRALNIVQGTGSQILTAPQPEGWVEVGGRVFLER, translated from the coding sequence GTGACTGATTTCGACGTGCTGCGAGTCTTCTGCGGACCGCGCGGTGAGTACGGCAACGATCTCGGGGTCGTACGGGACGGTTCCGTACTGCCGGAGCGGGACGAACGGCAGGCGTTCGCGGCCAAACTCGGTTTCAGCGAGACGGTGTTCGTGGACGACCCCGAGCGCGGCGTCATCGACATCTACACGCCCAGCGTGCGGCTGCCCTTCGCCGGATACCCCTGCGTCGGCGCGGCCTGGCTGCTGGACGTGCCCGAACTCGTCACGCCCGCGGGCGTGGTGGGCACCCGCCTCGACGGCGAGTTCAGCTGGATCGAGGCCCGCCCGGAGTGGCCGGAGCCGCGCACACTCCGCCGCTACGACACGGCGGCCGAGGTCGACGCGCTGGAGGTGCCCCCGCCCGGGGAGTGGCTCTACGCCTGGGCCTGGGAGGACGAGGCGGCCGGCCGCATCCGCGCCCGAGGCTTCCCCGGCCGCGGCGACGGCATAGACGAGGACGAGGCCACAGGCGCCGCCGCCCTCCAACTCACAGCACAACTGGGCCGTGCCCTGAACATCGTCCAGGGCACGGGTTCACAAATCCTCACGGCCCCCCAGCCGGAGGGCTGGGTAGAGGTGGGCGGCAGGGTGTTCTTGGAACGCTGA
- the efeO gene encoding iron uptake system protein EfeO, which translates to MRAVRLSAVTAAATAAALAAVTGCTEKSDAAGDDHVVKVTATDSKCEVSKTEFPSGHIQIDVENKGSKVTEVYLLFPDDRIVTERENIGPGTSQKVTAEVKAGEYRIACKPGMKGKGIRQDVTATGTGKVAKRDPRLDSAVAAYREYAQEQADETVPKAKVFAQAVKDGDIEAAKKTYADSRIGWERTEPVAESFGDIDPKVDLREDGLEEGQDLEKDWTGWHRLERSLWKDKKLTARDTELADQLITDLTDWQKRVGKAEITPTSMANGAKELLDEVATGKVTGEEERYSHTDLVDFKANVEGAEKSYELLKSVASENDAALTKELDTQFAALNTLLDKYREDTSSYEFTSYDKVGKADRKELSDAVNALAEPLSKLAAAVVK; encoded by the coding sequence ATGCGAGCCGTCCGACTCTCCGCCGTCACCGCCGCCGCGACCGCGGCGGCGCTGGCCGCTGTCACGGGCTGCACCGAGAAGAGCGACGCCGCGGGCGACGACCACGTCGTCAAGGTGACCGCCACGGACTCCAAGTGCGAGGTGTCGAAGACGGAGTTCCCCTCCGGGCACATCCAGATCGACGTCGAGAACAAGGGCTCCAAGGTCACCGAGGTCTACCTCCTCTTCCCGGACGACCGGATCGTCACCGAGCGCGAGAACATCGGCCCCGGCACCAGCCAGAAGGTCACCGCCGAGGTGAAGGCGGGTGAATACCGGATCGCCTGCAAGCCGGGCATGAAGGGCAAGGGCATACGCCAGGACGTCACCGCCACCGGCACCGGCAAGGTCGCCAAGCGCGACCCGCGCCTGGACTCGGCCGTCGCCGCCTACCGCGAGTACGCGCAGGAGCAGGCCGACGAGACCGTGCCCAAGGCGAAGGTCTTCGCGCAGGCGGTCAAGGACGGCGACATCGAGGCCGCGAAGAAGACGTACGCCGACTCGCGCATCGGCTGGGAGCGGACCGAGCCGGTCGCCGAGTCCTTCGGTGACATCGACCCGAAGGTCGACCTGCGCGAGGACGGTCTGGAGGAGGGCCAGGACCTGGAGAAGGACTGGACCGGCTGGCACCGCCTGGAGCGCTCGCTCTGGAAGGACAAGAAGCTCACCGCCCGCGACACGGAACTCGCCGACCAGCTGATCACCGACCTGACCGACTGGCAGAAGCGGGTCGGCAAGGCCGAGATCACCCCGACCTCGATGGCCAACGGCGCCAAGGAACTCCTCGACGAGGTCGCCACCGGCAAGGTCACCGGCGAGGAGGAGCGCTACTCGCACACCGACCTCGTCGACTTCAAGGCGAACGTCGAGGGCGCCGAGAAGTCGTACGAACTGCTGAAGTCGGTCGCCTCCGAGAACGACGCGGCGCTGACCAAGGAACTCGACACGCAGTTCGCGGCGCTGAACACGCTGCTCGACAAGTACCGCGAGGACACGAGCTCCTACGAGTTCACCTCGTACGACAAGGTCGGCAAGGCCGATCGCAAGGAGCTCTCCGACGCGGTGAACGCGCTCGCGGAGCCGCTGTCCAAGCTCGCCGCCGCCGTCGTGAAGTAG